A region of Actinomycetota bacterium DNA encodes the following proteins:
- the nuoL gene encoding NADH-quinone oxidoreductase subunit L, translated as MPATGVFSLLWLLIALPLVGAAILLLGGRTTNKWGPYLGVFTVVVDACLAIWMLVEMMGQGAEDRTFNDNIYSWVFAGSFKVDMAFQLDQLSMVFVLLITIVGSLIHIYSLGYMSHDPDRRKFFGYLNLFVAAMLLLVLANNYLLMYVGWEGVGLASYLLIGFWQYKPAAAAAAKKAFIINRVGDVGLSLAIMVLFVTFGSVSFQDVFSSTGQASEGTLTAIGLLFLLAACGKSAQFPLQAWLLDAMEGPTPVSALIHAATMVTAGVYLITRSNAIFDAAAWAATAVVVIGVITMFMGAIIGCAKDDIKKSLAGSTMSQIGYMVIAAGLGPVGYVFAIFHLLTHGVFKAGLFLGAGSVMHGMKDNVNMRRYGALRALMVITFGTFLICTLSIMGIPPFSGFWSKDSIVHAAFESNNLVGVCTVLAAGITGFYMTRMVAMTFFGKARWEDDAHPHESPAVMTIPLIILAIGATFLGMALLFWGNIETWLEPVVGYQEHEIAIPEILLMVITLAVVLAGAAFGWIQYARREVPVAEPHGNLLTRAARAELYGNAINDVLVVQPSFWLSRFLVWFDNAWVDGFVNGSAAAVGGLSGRMRKYQTGFIRSYALSMVGGAVLVVLALVLVRLS; from the coding sequence ATGCCGGCGACCGGCGTGTTCTCGCTGCTGTGGTTGCTGATTGCGCTGCCACTGGTTGGCGCGGCGATCCTGCTGCTCGGTGGGCGCACGACCAATAAGTGGGGGCCATATCTGGGCGTCTTCACTGTTGTGGTCGACGCCTGCCTGGCGATCTGGATGCTCGTGGAGATGATGGGCCAAGGCGCTGAAGATCGGACTTTCAACGACAACATCTACAGCTGGGTCTTTGCGGGAAGTTTCAAGGTCGACATGGCCTTCCAACTTGATCAGCTCTCAATGGTCTTCGTGCTGCTGATCACCATTGTCGGTTCGCTGATTCACATCTACTCACTTGGCTACATGAGCCACGACCCTGATCGTCGCAAGTTCTTCGGCTACCTGAATCTCTTCGTTGCAGCGATGCTCTTGCTCGTTCTGGCCAACAACTACCTGCTGATGTATGTCGGCTGGGAAGGCGTTGGTCTTGCGAGTTATCTGCTCATCGGCTTCTGGCAGTACAAGCCGGCTGCGGCAGCTGCCGCCAAGAAGGCATTCATCATCAACCGAGTTGGTGACGTCGGCCTGAGTCTGGCGATCATGGTCCTGTTCGTGACCTTCGGGTCGGTCTCCTTCCAGGATGTCTTCAGCAGCACCGGACAGGCAAGTGAAGGCACGCTCACGGCCATTGGCCTGCTGTTTCTCTTGGCTGCTTGCGGCAAGTCTGCGCAGTTCCCGCTGCAGGCTTGGTTGCTTGATGCAATGGAGGGCCCAACTCCGGTCTCGGCACTGATTCACGCGGCGACCATGGTCACCGCTGGCGTGTACTTGATCACGCGTAGCAATGCGATCTTCGATGCTGCTGCCTGGGCTGCGACAGCTGTTGTCGTGATTGGGGTGATCACTATGTTCATGGGCGCGATCATCGGTTGCGCCAAAGACGACATCAAGAAGTCTCTTGCGGGTTCCACGATGAGCCAGATCGGTTACATGGTGATCGCGGCCGGCCTGGGGCCGGTCGGCTACGTCTTCGCCATCTTCCACCTGCTGACCCACGGTGTGTTCAAAGCTGGACTCTTCCTTGGTGCGGGCTCGGTCATGCACGGAATGAAGGACAACGTGAACATGCGTCGTTATGGTGCATTGCGCGCGCTGATGGTGATTACCTTCGGCACCTTCTTGATCTGCACCTTGTCGATCATGGGCATCCCGCCGTTCTCGGGCTTCTGGTCTAAAGACAGCATCGTTCACGCGGCATTTGAGAGCAACAACCTGGTTGGCGTGTGCACCGTGCTTGCTGCTGGCATCACAGGCTTCTACATGACTCGCATGGTCGCGATGACCTTCTTCGGCAAGGCGCGCTGGGAAGACGATGCGCATCCGCATGAGTCACCGGCTGTGATGACCATCCCGTTGATCATCTTGGCCATCGGGGCGACCTTCCTGGGCATGGCGCTGCTGTTCTGGGGGAATATCGAAACTTGGCTTGAGCCTGTTGTCGGCTACCAGGAGCACGAAATCGCGATCCCAGAAATCCTGTTGATGGTCATCACGCTGGCGGTCGTCCTCGCTGGTGCTGCGTTCGGATGGATTCAGTACGCCCGCCGGGAGGTCCCCGTCGCCGAGCCGCATGGCAACCTGCTCACACGTGCGGCTCGTGCCGAGCTGTATGGCAATGCGATCAATGATGTCCTGGTCGTGCAGCCCTCCTTCTGGTTGTCGCGCTTCCTGGTGTGGTTCGACAACGCCTGGGTCGACGGCTTCGTCAATGGCAGTGCAGCTGCAGTTGGCGGATTGTCAGGACGCATGCGCAAGTACCAGACCGGCTTCATCCGTTCCTATGCACTTTCGATGGTCGGTGGCGCCGTCTTGGTTGTCCTGGCACTGGTACTGGTGAGGCTTTCGTGA
- the nuoK gene encoding NADH-quinone oxidoreductase subunit NuoK encodes MNPSNYVVLSALLFGIGALGVLVRRNAIVVFMSVELMLNASNLAFVAFARMNGNLDGQVVAFFVMVVAAAEVVVGLAIIVQIFRSRRSASIDEPNLLKY; translated from the coding sequence GTGAATCCCTCCAATTACGTCGTTCTTTCGGCTCTGCTGTTCGGTATCGGAGCACTGGGCGTGCTGGTACGACGCAACGCGATCGTGGTGTTCATGAGTGTGGAACTCATGTTGAACGCCTCGAACCTGGCGTTCGTTGCCTTCGCTCGCATGAACGGCAATCTCGATGGTCAGGTGGTCGCCTTCTTTGTGATGGTGGTTGCCGCTGCCGAGGTCGTGGTTGGTCTGGCGATAATCGTCCAGATCTTCCGATCGCGCCGTTCTGCGTCCATCGACGAACCCAATCTGCTGAAGTACTAG
- a CDS encoding NADH-quinone oxidoreductase subunit J produces MIDTPTNTGEAVVFWVCAVLSVLGAIGLITSRKAVHSALWMALTMITLAVLYITNSAPFLGMAQIIVYTGAVMMLFLFVIMVVGVDASDSLIETIKGQRWAAMLLGLALILILVWGVGSSLAGIPATGLEFANRTDGGNVPGVARLIFTDFLVVFEVTSALLITAALGAMVLAHREHWKPKPTQAELSKARFLGDEHPGNRPNPGIYARHNAVDTPALLPDGSPTELSIPGALRARGDIAPVDIEDVHAIEEADSL; encoded by the coding sequence GTGATCGACACCCCGACCAACACCGGAGAAGCCGTTGTCTTCTGGGTCTGCGCAGTGCTCTCGGTTCTTGGAGCCATTGGCTTGATCACCTCGCGCAAGGCAGTGCACAGCGCGTTGTGGATGGCGCTGACAATGATCACCTTGGCCGTTCTGTACATCACGAACTCAGCACCGTTCCTGGGTATGGCGCAGATCATCGTCTACACCGGCGCCGTGATGATGCTGTTCCTATTCGTCATCATGGTCGTTGGAGTTGATGCTTCTGACTCGCTCATTGAGACCATAAAGGGCCAGCGCTGGGCAGCCATGCTGCTTGGCTTGGCTTTGATCCTTATTTTGGTCTGGGGCGTGGGCAGCTCGCTCGCTGGAATTCCGGCGACGGGTCTGGAGTTTGCGAACCGAACAGACGGCGGCAACGTGCCGGGTGTCGCGCGTCTGATCTTCACTGACTTTCTGGTGGTCTTCGAGGTCACTTCGGCTCTGCTCATCACCGCGGCCCTTGGCGCTATGGTTCTGGCGCACCGCGAACACTGGAAGCCCAAGCCAACTCAGGCAGAGCTGTCGAAGGCTCGATTCCTGGGCGATGAGCATCCGGGCAATCGTCCCAACCCCGGTATTTACGCGCGCCACAACGCCGTCGATACTCCCGCATTGCTTCCGGATGGCTCGCCAACCGAACTCAGCATCCCTGGGGCGCTGCGCGCGCGCGGCGACATAGCGCCAGTTGATATCGAGGACGTTCACGCAATCGAGGAGGCTGATTCGCTGTGA
- the nuoI gene encoding NADH-quinone oxidoreductase subunit NuoI: MAELPQAVRGFWVTFRTMFKKVVTEQYPEDAAKFPPKPRFHGRHQLNRWSDGLEKCVGCELCAWACPADAILVEGAANTEDERFSPGERYGRVYQINYTRCIFCGLCIEACPTRALTMTNVFELADNNRADLIFEKKDLLAPMLPGMVAPPHAMVEGSTEQDYYANRIKGADVVDQGVNP; encoded by the coding sequence ATGGCTGAGCTGCCCCAAGCAGTCCGGGGATTCTGGGTCACCTTCCGCACCATGTTCAAGAAGGTGGTCACAGAGCAGTACCCCGAGGATGCTGCGAAGTTCCCGCCCAAGCCCCGCTTCCATGGTCGTCATCAGCTCAACCGCTGGTCAGATGGCCTGGAGAAGTGCGTGGGCTGCGAGTTGTGTGCGTGGGCTTGCCCGGCCGATGCGATTCTGGTCGAGGGTGCCGCCAATACCGAAGACGAGCGATTCTCGCCAGGGGAGCGCTATGGCCGCGTCTACCAGATCAACTACACCCGCTGCATCTTCTGCGGCCTGTGCATTGAGGCCTGCCCAACTCGTGCGCTGACGATGACCAATGTCTTTGAACTTGCTGACAACAATCGCGCAGATCTCATCTTTGAGAAGAAGGACCTTCTGGCTCCAATGCTGCCGGGCATGGTCGCCCCGCCACACGCCATGGTCGAGGGATCAACGGAGCAGGATTACTACGCGAATCGGATCAAGGGAGCTGACGTTGTTGATCAGGGGGTGAACCCGTGA
- the nuoH gene encoding NADH-quinone oxidoreductase subunit NuoH yields the protein MTDGQFGFFGTDPWWIVIVKVLGIFVMLVLLTLFTIWWERRVVSRMQNRIGPNRVGPFGLLQSLMDGVKLALKEEIVPKGVHLAVYWIAPIISATMAFVAFAVIPFGPVVNMFGVYTPLQLTDFPVSVLYVLAIASIGIYGIVLAGWASGSTYPLLGGLRSSAQMISYEIAMGLSFVAVFLYAGSMSTSEIVSAQEPVWFAVILLPSFLIYVTAMVGETNRAPFDLPEAEGELVGGFHTEYSSMKFALFFLAEYINMVTVSALATTLFLGGWRAPWPLSLWEASNTDYWPILWWLAKVQIFIFIFIWLRGTLPRLRYDQFMKFGWKVLIPVSIAWILIVATARALRNEVTLNTTEILVSGAIVIGVLLAASWLLQARADRKAAADELDAAETAVQPFDAMAGGYPIPPMPGQESNLTSRRGPSTITTQEAIDG from the coding sequence ATGACCGACGGCCAGTTCGGATTCTTCGGCACTGATCCTTGGTGGATCGTGATCGTCAAGGTGCTTGGCATCTTCGTGATGCTCGTGCTGCTCACCTTGTTCACGATCTGGTGGGAACGTCGCGTGGTGTCTCGCATGCAGAACCGCATCGGACCAAACCGCGTTGGTCCCTTCGGGCTGCTGCAGTCCTTGATGGACGGCGTGAAGCTCGCATTGAAGGAAGAGATCGTTCCCAAGGGTGTGCACCTTGCGGTGTATTGGATCGCGCCGATCATCTCAGCGACGATGGCCTTTGTCGCTTTCGCAGTGATTCCGTTCGGCCCGGTCGTGAATATGTTTGGCGTCTACACCCCGCTGCAACTCACCGATTTCCCGGTCTCCGTGCTGTACGTGCTTGCGATTGCGTCAATTGGCATCTACGGCATCGTCCTGGCTGGCTGGGCATCCGGCTCCACCTATCCACTGCTTGGTGGGCTGCGCTCCAGCGCACAGATGATCTCCTACGAGATCGCGATGGGCTTGTCCTTCGTCGCGGTGTTCCTCTACGCGGGTTCAATGTCTACCTCTGAAATTGTGAGCGCGCAGGAGCCAGTCTGGTTCGCGGTCATCCTGCTGCCTTCCTTCTTGATCTACGTCACGGCAATGGTGGGTGAGACCAACCGCGCACCCTTCGACCTTCCCGAGGCAGAAGGCGAGCTCGTCGGCGGTTTCCACACTGAGTACTCCTCGATGAAGTTCGCGCTCTTCTTCTTGGCCGAGTACATCAACATGGTGACGGTCTCGGCATTGGCGACCACCTTGTTCTTGGGTGGCTGGCGGGCTCCATGGCCATTGTCTTTGTGGGAGGCCTCGAATACTGACTATTGGCCAATCCTTTGGTGGCTGGCCAAGGTGCAGATCTTCATCTTCATCTTCATCTGGCTGCGCGGCACTTTGCCTCGCCTGCGCTACGACCAGTTCATGAAGTTTGGCTGGAAGGTGCTGATCCCAGTCTCGATCGCGTGGATCCTGATTGTTGCCACCGCACGCGCATTGCGCAATGAGGTCACGTTGAATACGACCGAGATTCTGGTGAGCGGAGCGATCGTCATCGGCGTCCTGCTCGCGGCTTCTTGGTTGCTGCAAGCCCGAGCCGATCGCAAGGCTGCAGCTGATGAACTGGATGCCGCCGAGACCGCAGTTCAACCATTTGATGCGATGGCCGGCGGCTACCCAATACCTCCAATGCCGGGCCAGGAGTCGAATCTGACCAGCCGCCGTGGCCCGTCAACCATCACTACGCAGGAGGCCATCGATGGCTGA
- a CDS encoding NADH-quinone oxidoreductase subunit G, with translation MTEILKQEVVATISVTIDGVELQVPKGTLAIRAAEMIGVEIPRFCDHPLLEPVAACRACLIEVEGMPKPQPACAQVVSDGMTIRTQQSSPVARDAQEGVLEFLLLNHPLDCPVCDKGGECPLQNQAMSAGRAESRFDGEKRTFDKPIPISAQILLDRERCVSCARCTRFSGQIAGDPMIELLERGSNQQVGIATGEPFNSYFSGNTIQICPVGALTSAEYRFRSRPFDLVSTPTTCEHCASGCSLRTDSRRGEVTRRLAWETPEVNEDWNCDKGRFAFAYLTESRITTPLIREDGELRPASWPEAIDVAARGLAAAGSATGVLTGGRLTQEDAYGYAKFARGVLGTDHIDFRSRAHSEEEAQFLRALVAGSSLTTTYASLEQAPFVLLIAFEPEDESPIVFLRLRKSVTRVTSIATRGSKGLAKLGGTLLSVVPGEEALAIRELSADIREALAQPGAVILVGERIAASVGAPSAVSELAAATGAALAWVPRRAGERGALDAGALAGLLPGGRPLTDSQARNEVAAAWGISADALPSAAAAEVLDAASRRALKALIIAGVDPADIPSPFVTDAALERTSFIVSLDHHHSEITEFADVVLPVALVTEKSGTFVDWEGRARPFAQVFKDALAMSDATVLGMIARAMGVTAGAWDGPGIRRELAGLGSWAGPRAEAPNLASPAASESGFRLASWRELLDAGVMQEGEPHLAATARPVAAVLSASAFAKLGSPARVMVTGPLGSVHLPVEVGDVLDNVVFVPMNAPGCSIYTDLGARVGAAVDVTAGGAA, from the coding sequence ATGACTGAAATTCTCAAGCAAGAAGTAGTGGCGACCATCAGTGTCACCATCGATGGCGTGGAGTTGCAGGTTCCTAAGGGAACTCTGGCAATTCGTGCCGCGGAGATGATCGGCGTTGAAATTCCACGCTTCTGCGATCACCCATTGCTTGAGCCAGTAGCCGCCTGTCGAGCCTGCCTCATCGAGGTCGAGGGCATGCCCAAGCCGCAGCCAGCGTGCGCGCAGGTGGTCAGCGACGGCATGACCATCCGCACCCAGCAATCCTCGCCCGTTGCTCGTGACGCGCAAGAGGGCGTGCTCGAATTCCTGCTTCTCAACCACCCACTTGATTGCCCGGTCTGTGACAAGGGCGGCGAATGCCCACTGCAGAACCAAGCAATGTCAGCGGGTCGTGCAGAGTCACGCTTCGATGGCGAGAAGCGCACCTTCGACAAGCCAATCCCCATCAGCGCACAGATCCTGCTCGACCGCGAGCGCTGTGTTTCATGCGCCCGATGCACGCGATTCTCTGGGCAGATCGCTGGTGACCCGATGATCGAGCTGCTCGAGCGTGGCTCGAATCAGCAGGTCGGCATTGCCACCGGTGAGCCCTTCAATTCCTACTTCTCTGGCAACACCATTCAGATTTGCCCGGTCGGCGCTTTGACCAGCGCCGAGTACCGATTCCGATCGCGTCCCTTTGACCTTGTGTCCACGCCCACCACATGTGAGCACTGCGCTTCGGGTTGCTCCTTGCGCACAGACTCCCGACGTGGTGAAGTCACCCGCCGCCTGGCTTGGGAAACCCCAGAAGTCAACGAAGACTGGAACTGCGACAAGGGTCGTTTCGCCTTCGCCTACCTCACCGAGAGCCGCATCACCACGCCCCTCATTCGCGAGGATGGCGAACTTCGTCCCGCTTCGTGGCCAGAGGCGATCGATGTTGCGGCGCGTGGGCTCGCAGCAGCGGGTTCGGCAACTGGTGTTCTCACCGGCGGTCGGCTCACTCAAGAAGACGCCTACGGCTACGCGAAGTTTGCGCGTGGAGTTCTGGGCACTGATCACATTGACTTCCGTTCGCGTGCGCATTCCGAAGAAGAAGCCCAGTTCCTTCGCGCCCTTGTTGCTGGCTCGTCGCTCACCACGACATATGCGTCTCTTGAGCAGGCACCGTTCGTTCTGCTCATTGCCTTCGAGCCTGAAGATGAGTCGCCGATCGTCTTTCTGCGCCTTCGCAAGTCCGTCACTCGCGTGACCAGCATTGCTACTCGAGGCTCCAAGGGCCTGGCCAAGCTCGGCGGCACTCTGCTGTCTGTCGTACCTGGTGAAGAAGCATTGGCAATCCGTGAACTCTCAGCAGACATTCGCGAGGCTCTTGCACAACCAGGCGCTGTCATTCTTGTCGGCGAGCGCATCGCTGCAAGTGTGGGTGCCCCCTCGGCCGTAAGTGAGTTGGCTGCGGCTACCGGTGCTGCGCTGGCTTGGGTGCCTCGTCGCGCCGGCGAGCGCGGAGCACTGGATGCCGGAGCACTTGCGGGCCTGTTGCCCGGCGGACGTCCGCTCACCGATTCGCAAGCGCGAAATGAAGTTGCCGCAGCTTGGGGTATCAGCGCTGATGCCTTGCCTAGCGCTGCTGCAGCTGAAGTTCTTGACGCCGCAAGCCGTCGCGCTTTGAAGGCGCTGATTATCGCAGGAGTTGATCCCGCCGATATACCCTCGCCGTTTGTCACCGACGCGGCTCTTGAGCGAACATCGTTCATCGTGTCTTTGGACCACCATCACTCGGAGATCACTGAGTTCGCTGATGTGGTGCTTCCTGTTGCTCTGGTCACCGAGAAGTCAGGCACCTTCGTTGACTGGGAAGGTCGCGCTCGTCCCTTCGCCCAAGTATTCAAGGACGCATTGGCGATGAGCGACGCCACCGTGCTCGGCATGATCGCTCGGGCAATGGGAGTCACTGCTGGTGCTTGGGATGGCCCGGGCATTCGACGCGAACTCGCGGGACTTGGCTCATGGGCCGGCCCCCGCGCCGAGGCTCCAAATCTCGCCTCGCCCGCAGCATCCGAATCCGGATTCCGTCTTGCCTCGTGGCGAGAACTGCTCGATGCCGGTGTCATGCAAGAGGGCGAACCACATCTCGCTGCCACAGCGCGTCCAGTCGCGGCCGTTCTTTCTGCCTCAGCGTTCGCCAAGCTCGGGTCGCCAGCCAGAGTCATGGTCACCGGCCCCCTTGGCTCAGTGCACTTGCCAGTTGAAGTCGGTGATGTTCTCGACAATGTCGTCTTCGTCCCGATGAATGCTCCTGGCTGCTCGATCTACACAGATCTCGGCGCGCGCGTTGGCGCTGCTGTTGACGTCACTGCTGGAGGTGCGGCATGA
- the nuoF gene encoding NADH-quinone oxidoreductase subunit NuoF, protein MSLTPVITEHWDVPDLYTIDGYKRFGGYRALQNALTLDPDSIVTTIKDSGLRGRGGAGFPTGLKWSFVPQNDGKPHYLVVNADESEPGACKDIPIMMANPHALVEGVIISAFAIRASHAFIYIRGEVPNALRKVASAAAEARRAGYLGKNILGSGFDLELVVHAGAGAYICGEETALLDSLEGFRGQPRLKPPFPAVAGLYASPTVINNVETICNIPYILDRGVDWFRQFGTEKSPGFKVWAVSGHVNRPGIYEAPLGITMRELLDYAGGVRNGGEVKFWLPGGSSVPMLTPDHLDIPMAYEEMAAAGTMLGTGTPMIFDTTVSVVKAVSRWLEFYKHESCGKCTPCREGTYWITGILETFEHGHGAESDLDLLVSACNQIAGRSFCALGDAAATPFPAALQYFRDEFIAATQTPVDEQFDPVASYVFAGAVAR, encoded by the coding sequence ATGTCGCTGACTCCAGTCATCACTGAGCACTGGGATGTTCCAGATCTCTACACGATCGATGGCTACAAGCGCTTTGGTGGCTACCGAGCCCTGCAGAATGCACTCACTCTTGATCCTGACTCGATCGTCACCACGATCAAGGATTCCGGACTTCGCGGACGCGGAGGCGCTGGCTTCCCTACCGGCTTGAAGTGGAGTTTCGTTCCGCAGAACGACGGCAAGCCGCACTACTTGGTGGTCAACGCCGATGAGTCAGAGCCGGGTGCCTGCAAGGACATTCCGATCATGATGGCCAACCCGCATGCGCTGGTTGAAGGCGTCATCATCTCTGCTTTTGCCATTCGTGCCAGTCATGCCTTCATCTACATCCGTGGTGAGGTGCCCAATGCTCTGCGCAAGGTTGCAAGCGCAGCAGCCGAAGCACGTCGTGCTGGCTATCTCGGCAAGAACATCCTCGGTAGTGGTTTCGATCTCGAGCTCGTGGTGCACGCCGGTGCGGGTGCATACATCTGTGGCGAAGAAACAGCGCTCTTGGATTCTCTCGAGGGCTTCCGCGGTCAGCCGCGCTTGAAGCCACCGTTTCCAGCAGTCGCGGGCCTGTACGCATCGCCAACAGTGATCAACAACGTCGAGACCATCTGCAATATCCCCTACATCCTTGATCGCGGTGTCGATTGGTTCCGTCAGTTCGGCACTGAAAAGTCACCTGGTTTCAAGGTGTGGGCGGTTTCGGGCCATGTGAATCGTCCAGGCATCTACGAAGCTCCGCTGGGCATCACGATGCGCGAACTCTTGGACTACGCCGGCGGGGTTCGCAATGGCGGCGAGGTGAAGTTCTGGCTGCCGGGTGGATCTTCAGTGCCGATGCTGACTCCCGATCACCTTGACATCCCAATGGCCTACGAAGAAATGGCCGCCGCCGGAACCATGCTCGGCACGGGCACACCGATGATCTTCGACACCACGGTCAGTGTGGTCAAGGCCGTCAGTCGATGGTTGGAGTTCTACAAGCATGAGTCCTGCGGCAAGTGCACTCCCTGTCGCGAGGGCACCTACTGGATCACCGGCATCTTGGAAACCTTTGAGCACGGACACGGCGCGGAATCCGATCTGGATCTGCTCGTCAGTGCATGCAATCAGATTGCTGGTCGATCCTTCTGCGCCCTTGGTGACGCTGCGGCAACGCCGTTTCCTGCAGCACTGCAGTACTTCCGTGATGAATTCATCGCGGCCACCCAGACCCCGGTTGACGAGCAGTTCGATCCGGTGGCCTCTTATGTCTTTGCGGGAGCCGTTGCGCGATGA
- the nuoE gene encoding NADH-quinone oxidoreductase subunit NuoE, translating to MAISEQTIERLRELAGLYPKSRSALLPMLHLVQSEQGEVTTEGIAICAEVLGLTPAEVTSVSTFYTMYKRKPVGKHHIGVCTNTLCALLGGDAVYDALSEHLGVGHNEPTADGGFSLERIECQAACTHAPVMTVDWEFMDDVTPTSAVGVVERLARGEQVESTRGPVIRDFRATQFSLAFPDDGLAGEGNSVDDKMLAGLRYAKEHNMSAPTPGQES from the coding sequence ATGGCCATCAGCGAACAGACCATTGAGCGCCTGCGCGAGCTTGCCGGGCTCTACCCGAAATCGCGTTCAGCGCTGCTGCCGATGCTGCACCTTGTGCAAAGCGAACAAGGCGAGGTCACGACTGAAGGCATCGCGATCTGTGCCGAAGTTCTTGGCCTCACACCTGCCGAGGTCACTAGCGTCTCGACCTTCTACACGATGTACAAGCGCAAGCCGGTCGGCAAGCACCATATCGGCGTGTGCACGAACACCCTGTGCGCATTGCTTGGAGGCGACGCTGTCTACGACGCCCTGTCAGAGCATCTCGGCGTTGGCCACAACGAACCCACTGCCGATGGCGGCTTCTCTCTTGAGCGCATCGAATGCCAAGCCGCTTGCACACATGCACCAGTGATGACAGTCGACTGGGAGTTCATGGACGACGTCACTCCTACTTCTGCCGTTGGGGTGGTCGAGCGACTGGCTCGGGGCGAGCAAGTTGAATCCACTCGCGGTCCAGTCATCCGCGATTTTCGGGCAACTCAGTTCAGCTTGGCCTTTCCCGATGACGGACTGGCCGGTGAAGGCAACTCAGTTGACGACAAGATGCTCGCCGGATTGCGCTATGCCAAGGAGCACAACATGTCTGCCCCAACGCCCGGACAGGAGAGCTGA
- a CDS encoding NADH-quinone oxidoreductase subunit D: MTAEDVKYTSAPSQSNDAYAGANDDSEGRIFNIGGGDWDSITVAPEGETERIVVNMGPQHPSTHGVLRLILEIDGETVTEARCGIGYLHTGIEKNMEYRSFVQGVTYATRMDYLAPFYNEAVYCLAIEKLLGVTEQIPERATIIRVIMMELNRISSHLVALATGGMELGALTAMTFGFRERELVLELFELITGLRMNNAYIRPGGVATDFPADGVQQIRDTIPLLRSRLKDTGNLLIDNNIWMGRTSGIGFLDLTGCMALGISGPILRATGFPHDLRKTQPYCGYENYEFDVVTADTSDAYGRFLIRIREMEQSLRIVEQALDRLEPGPVMIEDKKIAWPSQLSVGSDGQGNSLDHIREIMSESMEALIHHFKLVTEGFRVPAGQVYTAIESPRGELGCHLVSSGGTRPYRVHFRDPSFTNLQSVAAMCEGGQIADVIAAVASIDPVMGGVDR, translated from the coding sequence ATGACCGCAGAAGACGTCAAATACACGAGCGCCCCCTCGCAGTCCAATGATGCCTACGCGGGCGCCAATGACGATTCCGAAGGGCGCATATTCAATATCGGCGGCGGCGATTGGGATTCCATCACCGTTGCTCCCGAGGGCGAAACCGAGCGCATCGTGGTCAACATGGGACCTCAGCACCCTTCGACTCATGGCGTGCTCCGACTCATCCTTGAGATCGATGGCGAAACTGTCACTGAAGCCCGCTGTGGCATCGGCTACCTACACACCGGCATCGAGAAGAACATGGAGTACCGCTCGTTCGTGCAGGGCGTCACCTATGCCACGCGCATGGACTACCTTGCGCCCTTCTACAACGAAGCGGTCTACTGCCTGGCAATAGAGAAATTGCTCGGCGTAACCGAGCAAATACCTGAGCGCGCAACGATTATTCGCGTGATCATGATGGAGCTCAATCGCATCTCCTCGCACCTTGTCGCACTTGCAACAGGTGGGATGGAACTTGGTGCCCTGACAGCGATGACCTTCGGATTCCGCGAACGTGAATTGGTACTTGAACTCTTTGAATTGATCACCGGCTTGCGCATGAACAATGCGTACATCCGGCCCGGCGGCGTTGCAACTGATTTCCCGGCCGATGGTGTCCAGCAGATCCGCGACACGATTCCGCTACTGCGCTCTCGTTTGAAGGACACGGGCAATCTGCTTATTGACAACAACATTTGGATGGGCCGCACTTCAGGCATTGGCTTTCTGGATCTGACGGGCTGCATGGCCTTGGGCATCAGCGGACCGATTCTGCGCGCAACTGGCTTCCCACATGATCTTCGCAAGACTCAGCCGTACTGCGGCTACGAGAACTACGAGTTCGATGTCGTCACTGCCGATACTTCGGATGCTTACGGTCGATTCCTCATTCGAATCCGTGAGATGGAGCAATCATTGCGCATCGTCGAACAAGCCCTCGATCGTTTAGAGCCCGGGCCGGTCATGATCGAGGACAAGAAGATCGCTTGGCCGTCACAGCTTTCCGTTGGCAGCGACGGCCAAGGCAATTCGCTGGATCACATTCGCGAAATCATGTCTGAGTCAATGGAAGCCCTGATCCATCATTTCAAGCTGGTCACTGAAGGCTTCCGTGTTCCCGCTGGGCAGGTCTACACCGCCATCGAGTCACCCCGAGGCGAGCTTGGCTGTCATCTCGTGAGCTCTGGCGGAACTCGGCCATACCGCGTGCACTTCCGCGATCCCTCGTTCACGAATCTGCAGTCTGTCGCGGCAATGTGCGAGGGCGGTCAGATCGCTGACGTCATCGCTGCGGTCGCAAGCATCGATCCCGTCATGGGCGGAGTCGATCGCTAA